Below is a window of Calonectris borealis unplaced genomic scaffold, bCalBor7.hap1.2 HAP1_SCAFFOLD_35, whole genome shotgun sequence DNA.
ccagcccagcagagcagcccagcctgggctggtcccacggcagtgcccaccgcagggtgctgcagagctctgggcactcaccccacggccccagcccctctgaggggcacagcagctgctggggggcacacagggagctcagcctccccatcagccccagggatgctgctggccccaagggcacgaggaaatggaggctactcacgcgctggctctcctgaattcatattgcaggtgatgcccagccctgactgaatttgccccctcctctgctcccaccagccccactccccacgacagcacgacagtcctggccctgggcctcctccggcacctcctgcatctctccagtctcccctccctctgcctgctgggtccccactcactcccatggcactgcagagtccttgtccgtggatacgtcgatttggtgctttccttttgggggacttcaccttggagggtgtttcaccttctgagtctccattcattgcaaccccagggcacggggtgagtccccatcctctcctctcatcacccctccaaattcatttccagaggcTCTGGTATGtcccatcagtcttgtcatccatgaaggaacatgagaagataatgggagctcatggaccatcttccctaccattggacaccaagaggagagctcttaaatccagaccttttggtccagtggaacccaatggtaccgtgagctaaaccccaaaacactgagaataaaaaggagaacagactttttaaaatatcaattccttggatatttatttggaagcaactctcgagcccagccttcaggtgctgcacctgggagatcgccttttattgaagagctgctatcgggcatgccacatctgacacagtgttgggcaagagtcacaGGATCAAGCCGCAAGACAAGTAGTATAACCCcagaaaattctatataagcaggattatcacaagagaaaaaagcagactcgtggcctaagataaactctggggaatgtgcagagaaggggaggcaggttattgtcggtgaaacagcgtccactgggccagtttccatagggcatccttgagctcctggttcctcatgctgtagatgagggggttcactgctggaggcaccaccgagtacagcactgccaccaccagatccagggatggggaggagatggaggggggcttcaggtaggcaaacatgccagtgctgataaagagggagaccacagccaggtgagggaggcacgtggaaaaggctttgtgccgtccctgctcagaggggatcctcagcacggccctgaagatctccacgtaggacaccacaatgaaaacaaaacacccaaatgctaaacagacactaaccacaagaagcccaacctccctgaggtaggcatctaagcaggagagcttgaggagtggggggatttcacagaagaactggtccacagcattgccgtggcagaggggtagtgacaatgtattggccgtgtgcaggagagcattgagaaacccactggcccaggcagctgctgccatgtggacacaagctctgctgcccaggagggtcccgtagtgcagggggttgcagatggcaacgtagcggtcgtaggccatgacagtgagaagaaaatactctgctgtgatcaagaagacaaagaagaagacctgtgcagcacatcctgcgtaggagatgtccctggtgtcccagagggaattggccatggctttggggacagtggtggagatggagcccaggtcgaggagggagaggttgaggaggaagaagtacatgggggtgtgcaggcggtggtcgcaggctatggcggtgatgatgaggccgttgcccaggagggcagccaggtagatgcccaggaagagccagaagtgcaagagctgcagctcccgcgtgtctgcgaaggccaggaggaggaactgggtgatggaggtgccgttggacatttgctgtttcttggcataggggtactgttcaaaactggaatagacaaggaaaaattatgacagacttctccaagcaaagccactccatttttcatagaaatccaccccccctaaaattgaaatgcatttccttctctggtttgtgctggctgagtgtgctgtgaggagcaggacctccgtccacggccaaggagccagcttttctctgctgcagtgggtacctggcagctggtttgtgacagctccgatgttcccaagggatgtcagatgtcatccgcccttaatggaaaagatcagtatctgcactcatgactctcaagagcgtgggctgcagaacaGAGGCTTAGCGtgaccttataagaattttgtctctgttttttattgtccaccatcacatctgctgagtgttctttttaggggtagaaatgctcatttctatgactgaaaatgtgaagagtcttgagacaggagaggcaaaagggctcagctctctgtggcttagtgcagtcaggtgagctgcagtgtccatcagtctgttacccagctgccctgctctttcccttgtgcttcctaccccggtgcttgtttgcagcttcctcccaccccctgcccgcgtctctgctgcctggagctgtccctgccgagagctggttccctgtccccacctctcctccctgtcggtgctcacagaccccatcccacccgctgtgtgctcagctctgccctgcagatccctcctggcagccgggcactgcgcaatgtcttctctgtccatgcaggctctgatgggatcatcagaccaaccctgatgagcctggagaagttgtactgatgctgtctgtaagccacggtgtgttgatttctcatactccctgctttattcacctccaagagtaacagatttggaaattcagtgcctcctcttgacatgagacattaatttctatgtcccattgcccacccaggcaacccagagtacaagatagaaagaacaggacacttgatTTACAGGTAgctcctgccttgctgtgcttcttcaaaagtcttctgggaaagtcctgtagtgatctgaagatgtgagcagggctgacccaggcagcaccctctcgacagcagaaggaccctgccctgctggggctcgctccttccacccacagcttctccccacagcgccgtggggagctccccgggcaggctgagtgctgaccctggcaggcggcagagtccctgccccagcacacagcccctggggtgcagggaccctgctcgcaaggacagccctgggcacccctgcctgcacacccctgcagtcccccccagcagaaggcagccctcatgccctgtccctctgaccgtgcagcagggaagccctgctctgcaccatgtcctcctcctccacaccagagaaggtgggagagacctccggaaatgtcccataggctgtggcatgtgccagcttttggagatctctccaggcactgccgcttctttgccctgcacccggagacttaccgtgtcaagggctgtgaaggtttctcctcccgttcattctcagcatcctcccagcccagactgcctctaacctctctctgcctcgctcctctcccctcggtgcctgcaggcagtgcccccagccctgctcctgggcagagctgtctctctgcagcgctgcccgcttgccatgagctccctccatcccaggagcccagcccagctcagcagcagaggaccagcccaaggcaccacttgctctgctccctcggggctccctccacgtgtccctgcgcctccagggaacctgctgggaacagcctgaagccatcactcatggtccctccctcagctgcggagagacacttctttccagcaggggcatttctcccatctgaagaagagtcagctccaggaatcaccttttcattggcccatctgtagacaggacacccggacagggacagggaatgatctcatttagcagtgccgagggaagggattcagcccccattccatggttgtggccctggggctagaagtgggctcagctgccccccacgcacagcacaagcccacaggaggtgggattcctctggcctcagctcaggtgtgcacacagcagacacctgcatgtcagctccttctctcagctccctgctaattaatggagatggaggccagggctgacgtggtcacatgcaaagacctggggacatttggagtgccagaggtggtccaagatacctggagctagctgcaagctctagtggagcaatgctgagagacagggcagcatctgggggcatcttcttggaggctggaggtgaatctctctggccagtggaaatggcatcagatgcccacatttaggatgatggagcctgtctctcttctttatgttctgggcagcctacgcagggattcatctgatggagtcatgtaccacagggagagctcagttcctctctgtctttcccatccgccaggttgactagatctccattggctctaatggcggtggtgtcctgaacattctcgcattgcccaatccacttcagggcagttattccatgtaaggccagttgcAGGCCTGtcatggtaggtgaggtgccaaggctctcacacacagcgacatgcagttggcagg
It encodes the following:
- the LOC142076157 gene encoding olfactory receptor 14A16-like; protein product: MSNGTSITQFLLLAFADTRELQLLHFWLFLGIYLAALLGNGLIITAIACDHRLHTPMYFFLLNLSLLDLGSISTTVPKAMANSLWDTRDISYAGCAAQVFFFVFLITAEYFLLTVMAYDRYVAICNPLHYGTLLGSRACVHMAAAAWASGFLNALLHTANTLSLPLCHGNAVDQFFCEIPPLLKLSCLDAYLREVGLLVVSVCLAFGCFVFIVVSYVEIFRAVLRIPSEQGRHKAFSTCLPHLAVVSLFISTGMFAYLKPPSISSPSLDLVVAVLYSVVPPAVNPLIYSMRNQELKDALWKLAQWTLFHRQ